One window of Nicotiana tomentosiformis chromosome 11, ASM39032v3, whole genome shotgun sequence genomic DNA carries:
- the LOC138901116 gene encoding uncharacterized protein, which translates to MDGQFERTIQILEDMLHACVIDFEGAWDQFLPFAEFAYNNNYQSGIQMALYEALYGRQCRSTVGWFDIGKARLLDTDFVRDALEKVKMIQDRFRMTQSRQKSYVDQRARDVAFMVGERVLLIVLPIMGVMRFKNKGKLSPHYISPFEILERVDFSLVQLNKDLTYDEESVAILDMQVRKLRSKNIASVKVQWRGQTFEEEAWKIEHDMRSRYP; encoded by the exons atggacggacagtttgagcgcactattcaaatcttggaggacatgttgcatgcctgcgttattgattttgagggtgcatgggatcagtttctaccgttCGCAGAGTTCGCCTATAATAACAACTATCAATCAGGCATCCAGATGGCTCTTtacgaggccttgtatgggaggcaatgtcgttcTACGGTTGGATGGTTTGATATTGGAAAGGCTAGGTTGTTAGACACTGATTTTGTtagagatgctttggagaaggtgaagatgattcaggatcggtTTCGCATgacacagtccaggcagaagagttatgttgatcagagggctcgtgatgtagcattcatggtgggtgagagggTTTTGCTTATAGTTTTACCCATAatgggtgtgatgaggttcaaaAATAAGGGGAAGTTGAGCCCTCACTATATtagtccttttgagatccttgagagagttg attttagcttagtccaattgaacaaggatttgacttatgatgaggagtcagtggctattttagacatgcaggtccgaaagttgaggtcaaagaatattgcttcagtgaaagtacaatggagaggtcaaacATTCGAGGAGGAAGCTTGGAAGATCGAGCATGACATGCGGAGCCGTTATCCTTAA
- the LOC138901117 gene encoding uncharacterized protein, with product MGSLAYLPVAERSLDMDVHVLSNRFVSRVLACVLALSSLLERIKDRQFDDPYLMVLRDTVQQGGAKEVVISYDGVMRVHGQIFVPNVDRLRDLILEEAHNSRYSIHPGVKYEHQKPGGLTHKLDILEWKWDHITMDFVVGLP from the exons atgggcagtttggcatatttaccagtagcagagaggtcACTAGATATGGATGTCCATGTTTTGTCCAACCGGTTCGTgagtcgggttcttgcttgtgttttggCACTGTCTTCATTGTTGGAACGTATCAAGGATCGCCAGTTTGATGACCCTTACTTGATGGTATTGAGGGACACGGTGCAACAGGGTGGTGCTAAAGAGGTTGTGATTAGttatgatggtgttatgcgagTTCACGGCCAAATTTTTGTTCCAAATGTTGATAGattgagagatttgatccttgaggaggctcacaactcgcgctattctattcacccaggg gtgaagtatgagcatcagaaaccgggAGGGTTGACTCATAAATTGGACatactggagtggaagtgggatcacattactatggattttgtggtaggattaccatag
- the LOC104118876 gene encoding UDP-N-acetylglucosamine transporter UGNT1-like isoform X1, whose protein sequence is MVSMESSKSTEPQNLPVFGKRSPTAMTNKGVYVAISYMACAVLLVMFNKAALSSYKFPCANVITLFQMLSSSLILYALRRRRIISFTVRDSHTVVKHTTNLVPFKTVLHCTPVALSYLLYMLVSMESIRGISVPMYTTLRRTTVFFTMLAEYFLTGKKHSSYVVTCVGIIILGAFVAGARDLSFDYYSYTIVLVSNITTAVYLACIANIGESSGLNSFGLMWCNGIICTPILLLWTAFSGDLEATINFPYLYTAGFQAVIFLSCVLAFLLNYCVFLNTTINSALTQTVCGNLKDFFTVGFGWIVFRELPFDLLNVVGQCVGFLGSGLYAYCKLKGI, encoded by the exons ATGGTATCCATGGAATCATCAAAGAGTACTGAACCACAAAACTTGCCGGTGTTTGGCAAGAGAAGTCCTACGGCCATGACCAACAAAGGTGTTTATGTTGCCATCTCTTACATGGCTTGTGCTG TTCTCTTGGTCATGTTCAATAAGGCAGCTCTTTCATCTTATAAATTTCCATGCGCGAACGTGATCACACTTTTTCAG ATGCTAAGTTCAAGTTTGATTCTCTATGCTTTGAGACGCAGGAGAATTATATCTTTCACAGTTCGGGATTCACATACTGTGGTTAAGCACACGACAAACCTTGTACCATTTAAGACAGTACTTCATTGTACTCCTGTCGCATTATCATATTTGCTTTACATG CTGGTGTCTATGGAATCTATTCGTGGAATTAGTGTTCCTATGTATACCACTTTGAGACGAACAACTGTTTTTTTCACAATGTTAGCAGAGTATTTTTTGACAGGGAAAAAACATTCATCGTATGTTGTTACATG TGTAGGAATTATCATACTTGGCGCGTTTGTTGCTGGAGCTCGAGACCTGTCATTTGACTACTACAGTTATACTATCGTTCTCGTCTCCAACATAACTACAGCAGTATACTTGGCTTGTATAGCTAACATTG GAGAATCCAGTGGCCTTAACAGCTTTGGCCTGATGTGGTGTAATG GTATAATATGTACACCAATTTTGCTACTTTGGACAGCATTCAGTGGCGACTTAGAAGCTACGATAAATTTTCCATATTTGTATACTGCTGGCTTTCAG GCTGTGATTTTTCTATCTTGTGTTCTGGCTTTCTTATTGAACTATTGTGTATTCCTAAATACAACTATCAATTCAGCACTTACACAGACAGTTTGTGGAAATCTTAAG GACTTTTTTACTGTTGGATTCGGCTGGATAGTATTCAGAGAACTTCCATTTGATCTG TTGAATGTTGTTGGCCAATGTGTTGGCTTTCTGGGATCTGGATTGTATGCTTATTGTAAACTCAAAGGCATTTAG
- the LOC104118876 gene encoding UDP-N-acetylglucosamine transporter UGNT1-like isoform X2, whose translation MFNKAALSSYKFPCANVITLFQMLSSSLILYALRRRRIISFTVRDSHTVVKHTTNLVPFKTVLHCTPVALSYLLYMLVSMESIRGISVPMYTTLRRTTVFFTMLAEYFLTGKKHSSYVVTCVGIIILGAFVAGARDLSFDYYSYTIVLVSNITTAVYLACIANIGESSGLNSFGLMWCNGIICTPILLLWTAFSGDLEATINFPYLYTAGFQAVIFLSCVLAFLLNYCVFLNTTINSALTQTVCGNLKDFFTVGFGWIVFRELPFDLLNVVGQCVGFLGSGLYAYCKLKGI comes from the exons ATGTTCAATAAGGCAGCTCTTTCATCTTATAAATTTCCATGCGCGAACGTGATCACACTTTTTCAG ATGCTAAGTTCAAGTTTGATTCTCTATGCTTTGAGACGCAGGAGAATTATATCTTTCACAGTTCGGGATTCACATACTGTGGTTAAGCACACGACAAACCTTGTACCATTTAAGACAGTACTTCATTGTACTCCTGTCGCATTATCATATTTGCTTTACATG CTGGTGTCTATGGAATCTATTCGTGGAATTAGTGTTCCTATGTATACCACTTTGAGACGAACAACTGTTTTTTTCACAATGTTAGCAGAGTATTTTTTGACAGGGAAAAAACATTCATCGTATGTTGTTACATG TGTAGGAATTATCATACTTGGCGCGTTTGTTGCTGGAGCTCGAGACCTGTCATTTGACTACTACAGTTATACTATCGTTCTCGTCTCCAACATAACTACAGCAGTATACTTGGCTTGTATAGCTAACATTG GAGAATCCAGTGGCCTTAACAGCTTTGGCCTGATGTGGTGTAATG GTATAATATGTACACCAATTTTGCTACTTTGGACAGCATTCAGTGGCGACTTAGAAGCTACGATAAATTTTCCATATTTGTATACTGCTGGCTTTCAG GCTGTGATTTTTCTATCTTGTGTTCTGGCTTTCTTATTGAACTATTGTGTATTCCTAAATACAACTATCAATTCAGCACTTACACAGACAGTTTGTGGAAATCTTAAG GACTTTTTTACTGTTGGATTCGGCTGGATAGTATTCAGAGAACTTCCATTTGATCTG TTGAATGTTGTTGGCCAATGTGTTGGCTTTCTGGGATCTGGATTGTATGCTTATTGTAAACTCAAAGGCATTTAG